DNA from Toxoplasma gondii ME49 chromosome X, whole genome shotgun sequence:
ACACGAATGATGATGATTGGTTAATCATTTGGAGCGACACTCGAAAACCGCAGCGTGCCGCGGCTGTGGAGACTAGGGGTTCTGTGCTGCATGACAAACACTGCAGGCAGTTGACCCTTTCTGCGGGTTTTGTGTGCTCCTCGAGGTAGTTTTAATTTGTAATCAAGCCGTCTTTGTTGGTTGTGAATAGAGAAAGCGCCTCAATACCGAAAAGGGACACCTGCTGCCTCACTGCGCGAATACTGTTGTCGGTGTCCGTCGCTGCCGTCGGGAACTGACATTGCCTTTCCGGCTCCGGCACTGTTATTGGTTGTAATACAGCGCGCGTTTCCCATCTGTACCTTGTGTTTGAATAACGCGTTGGAGTGTGATATGTGATGGCTGGCGAACCTCTAGAGCGATGAGTCAGGTTCCGGAAATGCGGTAGAATTCCTTTAAAGAGCAGCATGACCTGCGGTGACTCAAAGCGCCGATCTGTACCTACTGCGTTGCTGTGGAGTCTCTCTCAGACTTGTCATTTATCAAGGGAACGCACAGCGAAAACTGTCAACAATCAAGAAGCACCTTTGCCAGTGAAGCCTTTTGATCGGCGTTGGCGCTCTTGACCAAGGAACACCGCATACTGGCGTCTTCAGCGTGAAGTAGTAGCTTTCCCCTGAATCCCACTCATTCGATGACCTACTCCGCGTCAAACATGCTGCTTGTTGCTTATATTTTCTAGGGTGCAAACATTTTTTTGCAGAGCCCTGTGATCGTTGTTGGTTTTACAATGCGTCTGCCAATTATCCGCGGCGGCGTTGCTGCAAACTTCTTTAGACGTAGCCAACCGGAGCGTTTTCGCACGCCGTCCCCACTCATTCTCCTTGGTTTCTCTGGTCTGACACTCTCATTTTCTGGTTTCCGTAGTGTACCGAGCACAACACAGAGCACCCCTTATCAGTGGGTTGATTCGTCTCTCCAAATGAGTCGCCTCAGCCCCCCTGCAAGCTGCGCCTCTACGTCCGCTGGTGACGACCGCGGAACACAACTCGAACAACATACTCCTAACTTTCTGCCGGGCACTGATCGGACCGCGCCATTCAGCCGCGTGCTTCTTGGAGCTGGCTGCTTCTGGGGTGTAGAAAAATTGTTCAGAAAGGAATTCGGGAGCCAGCTTCGAGCGACAACAGTTGGATATGCAGGAGGAGCTAAGGACCACCCCACCTACAAGGAAGTATGCACGGGGAACACGGGACACTATGAAGTGGTTGAAATTCAATTTTTTGAGGATAAAGTTACCTTGTCCGATTTGCTCCGGTTCTTTTGGAGGATCCACGACCCAACAACCTTGAACAGGTGAGCAGATTGCCGGTCAACTTCTCTCCGGTGCGCCTGCGGAGGCTATACGTGCTGAGTAGTTGCCATGCTCATGGCGACACGTCACTCGGTCAGTTCATCCTAGGCATATGGGGAGAGGCAGCAATCTGTGCTCTCTAAGTACTTTGtaggcgtcttctctccgaccAGGGGAACGCCAAAACTCACCTCATTAATTAGTGTGCAGGACGAAGGCGCAGAAAAAGCTGCTCAGAGACGCTGTGTGCTGGAGGGATGGTTGATGCTGTGGTGGTAACCTTGTGATTGTGTGTTGCAGGCAAGGCAACGATGTCGGACAGCAGTACGGCTCAGCCATCTTTGTCTATTCTGCAGAACATCGTCAGACAGCGGAAGAGCTTCGGGATGAAATGCAGAAACAGTGGGCTGGGCAAATCACCACCCGCATACTCGGAGGCAAGTTGAGCGATTCATGCTTCAAGTTTTGGAAGGCAGAGGATTATCATCAGGTATACCTTGAACGAAATCCTGGTGGATACTGCAATCATCGTGTGCGTTTCTAAGTTTATATAAGTATTTCGTGAAGAAGAATCGTGATAGTTCCGGAGTGGTCGTGTTTGCTAAGGCCGGTAGGACTACCATATTCAAATCTTCTTTATTTACACATACACCCTTTTCATAGCAAGTTCAATTTCAGGACTGAAATAGGGCGTCGGAAGACCGGAACGGAGGAGTAGGCCCGATTCGTTGGAGTCCGGGGCTACCTCAGCTTGTGGTAGAGTATGACTGCACAAGGAGCGAGGGGCATGGGACTCTTTTTGCCTGTTGTGTAGCCCTTCATCCATTAGCGGCGTCGCCGGTGCATGCCGACATTTTTCAATGTACCCAGTACCCACGCAATCATGCGTAGGTTGCAACAGAAACGGTGATGTTTCACGAGGTGGCAGCCCTAGTG
Protein-coding regions in this window:
- a CDS encoding peptide methionine sulfoxide reductase (encoded by transcript TGME49_225470~Signal peptide predicted by SignalP 2.0 HMM (probability 0.474) with cleavage site probability 0.111 at residue 53) translates to MRLPIIRGGVAANFFRRSQPERFRTPSPLILLGFSGLTLSFSGFRSVPSTTQSTPYQWVDSSLQMSRLSPPASCASTSAGDDRGTQLEQHTPNFLPGTDRTAPFSRVLLGAGCFWGVEKLFRKEFGSQLRATTVGYAGGAKDHPTYKEVCTGNTGHYEVVEIQFFEDKVTLSDLLRFFWRIHDPTTLNRQGNDVGQQYGSAIFVYSAEHRQTAEELRDEMQKQWAGQITTRILGGKLSDSCFKFWKAEDYHQVYLERNPGGYCNHRVRF